From the Paenibacillus tianjinensis genome, the window ACAGGTCATTACCTTCACGGGTACGTTCACCAACACCGGCAAATACGGAGATACCGCCGTGTTCCTGTGCGATGTTGTTGATCAGTTCCTGGATGGTTACGGTTTTACCTACGCCGGCACCGCCGAAGAGGCCGATTTTACCACCCTTGGCATAAGGGGCCAGCAAGTCGATAACCTTGATTCCTGTTTCCAGAATTTCTGCCTGCGTCGACAGTTCATCAAATGTCGGAGCAAGACGGTGAATCGGGTTGCGTTCTGCAACTACCTCAGCGCCGTTATCAATAGGATTGCCCAGCACGTTAAATACGCGGCCAAGTGTAGCTGCGCCAACCGGAACCGAAATCGGTCCGCCCTGGTCAATAACCTCAAGCCCGCGTACCAGGCCGTCTGTAGACGACATTGCGATACAACGAACCAGATTGTCACCCAGGTGATTGGAAACCTCAAGGGTCAAATCAATAGTGCGGCCGTTTTCCAAGCTGGTTACAATCTTGATAGCGTTGAAAATCTCGGGCAACTGGCCGCGTTCAAATTCAATATCGACAACCGGACCCATAATGCTTACAACGCGTCCTTTGTTCATCTTAATATTTCCCTCCTCGAAAGCTGTTGCATTGAGAAGAAACGGAACCCGTTTCTTAAGTCTTAAGACTGCGCGTTCGCTCCGGCCACAATCTCGGTAATTTCCTGTGTAATTGCCGCCTGACGGGCACGGTTATACGTAAGTCTGAGTTCACCGATCATTTTTGACGCGTTCTTAGTTGCACTGCCCATCGCTGTCATCTTCGCTCCCAGCTCACTGGCCTTGCCGTCAAGAACTGCACTGTAAATCAGCGTTTCCGCATATTTTGGAAGCAGCACTCCGAGTACGCCTTCCGGAGAAGGCTCGTATTCGTAGCTTGCGCTTGCTTCATGGTGATCCGTTCCGCTTACTGCATCCATTGGCAGCAGACGGTCAACCGTCGGTACCTGGCTGATGGCATTAACGAAGCGGTTGTAGCAAATATACAGCTCATCATACACGCCTGTTTCGAACTGCTGAACCGCTGAGTAAGCAATCGACTTGATGTCGGAGAATTTCGGCGTATCGGACAGCTCGGTGATTTCCTCTACAATCGGGTATTCACGGCGGCGTAAAAAGTCACGGCCTTTCCGGCCGATCACGAACAAAGCATACTCGTCTTTGGATGCATGCCGTTCTGCCAGCAGCAACGTGAGCTTCCGCAGAATATTGGCATTGTATCCGCCGGCGAGACCTCTGTCAGAGGTAACAATAAGATAAGCGGTCTTCTTCACCGGACGGCTCACCAGCATCGGATGGGTCACACCCTGTGTACCGGCAGCAATGTTCGATACGACCTCTTTCAGCTTCTGCGAGTAAGGACGGGCAGCTTCTGCTTTCTCCTGCGCTTTACGGAGTTTCGAGGCGGCTACCATCTCCATTGCCTTCGTGATCTGTCTGGTGTTTTGAACGCTCTTGATTTGACGTTTAATATCACGCATGCTTCTTGCCATGATTTCACCACCTTAGAGCTTTGACGAAGTCAAAGCTGACCTCGTAAGCATATACTGAGCTTTGACGAAGTCAAAGCTATCTTCGTAAGCATATCCCAAAGCTTTGGCAGTGCCAAAGCTCCGGTTCAGACTAACTTTGTATGTGTATAACGATTAGCTCGTCGCAAAGCCTTTTTTGAATTTATCAATAGCTTCTTTGAGCGCAGCTTCGTTATCTGCAGTCAAATCTTTAGTATCCGTGATGGATTTAACGATTCCGGCAGCGCTGGTGTCCACAAAAGCCAGGAATTCCTTCTCAAAACGTCTTACGTCTTTGACAGGGATATCATCCAGATGGCCTTTGACAGCTGTATACAAGCTGATTACCTGGTGTTCTACAGACAGCGGCTGGTTAACACCCTGCTTAAGAATTTCCATCATACGCGCACCGCGGTTCAGACGGGCTTGCGTAGATTTATCCAGATCGGAACCAAACTGGGAGAACGCCTGAAGTTCGCGGTATTGGGCCAAATCCAGACGGAGTGAGCCGGCAACCTTCTTCATTGCTTTGATCTGCGCGGAACCGCCTAC encodes:
- the atpG gene encoding ATP synthase F1 subunit gamma, which encodes MARSMRDIKRQIKSVQNTRQITKAMEMVAASKLRKAQEKAEAARPYSQKLKEVVSNIAAGTQGVTHPMLVSRPVKKTAYLIVTSDRGLAGGYNANILRKLTLLLAERHASKDEYALFVIGRKGRDFLRRREYPIVEEITELSDTPKFSDIKSIAYSAVQQFETGVYDELYICYNRFVNAISQVPTVDRLLPMDAVSGTDHHEASASYEYEPSPEGVLGVLLPKYAETLIYSAVLDGKASELGAKMTAMGSATKNASKMIGELRLTYNRARQAAITQEITEIVAGANAQS